The genomic DNA GTGAGCGAGGTGATGATGCCGATCCGGATCTCGCCCGCCGTCACGCCGGTGTCGGTGGACCCGCCGGACTGCGGGCTGCCCGGGGGCGCGGAGAAGTCGCTCTCGGGCAGCCGGCTGCCGCAACCCGCGAGGGCGAGCAGCACCCCGGCGAGGGCGGCCGCACGACGGCGCCGCCGTCCGACCGCCCTCGCCGGGCCGCTGCGACGGGTCAACTGCAGCCGGGGACGGCGGTGTTGCCGCTCTGTTGGACCAGGCCGCAGAGCGTCGACCGGGAGACCTTCCAGGCGCCGTTGTCCAGCACCGCCTGGCCGGTGGCGTCCGGCTGCACCACGTTGCCCTGGATCGAGAGCTGGTACGTCACGGTCGCCTCGGTCGCCGAGGTGAAGGCGACGTCGGTGACCTTCGCCTGCACCTGGCCGACCCGCGGGTCGGAGGCGAAGCCCTGCAGCACCGGGGCCAGCTGGTCGCCGCCCTGGAGCAGCGCCGCCTTGTCGTTCAGCGAGGTGTCCGGGCTGAAGAACTTCTCCCAGGTCGCGGTGATCTCCGCCTTCGCCGCCGCCGGGTCGGCCGGGGCGCTGCCGCTCGGCGAGGCGGCCGCGGTGCCGGAGGCCGGGGCCGAGGCGCTGGTCGCGGCGGCGGTGGGGGACGGGGAGGAGGAGGTGCTGCTGCCGCTGCTGCTGCACGCGGCGGCCAGCAGGACGGCCAGCACCGCACCGGTCAGCCGGACGGCGGCACCCTTCCGGGTCGGGCGGCCCGGTCGGCGGAGCCCGTCCGGGTAGGTGGGCGGGCCGGTCACGGGCCCGCGGGACTGATCACTGCGAGTGGTGGACATGCGTGGTCACCGCGTCTCTTCCCGACCGGTGGGCGTTCTGCCCCCGTGGCCCCGGTCGCTCGGTTGGTCTGGCTGATCGGCCGTGCTGCGGCGGTTCTGCGGCACGGCGAGTGAGACCATGAAGGACGATATGCGGGCGAATCGCAAGAGATACGACGAAACGGACGTGGCGGTCCCCGAGCAGGGCGGAGTGACGACCCATGAACCGCTTGCGGGAGGCACTGCGGCAGTCGCCCGGATGGTTCGTCCTGGCGGCGGGCGCGGTCCTGTGCGTCCTCGGCTGGTACGGCGTCTCCGGCGAACGGCTGGCCGCCCGTCAGCTGCCCTACCTCGCCTCCGCCACCGTCCCCGGCGCCGCGCTGCTGGTCGGCGGGGCGGTCCTGCTCGCCGCCCGGCTCCCCGGCCGCGGGGCCGCCGACCGGCGGATGGACCAGCTGTTCGCCCTGCTCGTCGGCGAGGCGTCGGCGGACGGCGAGAGCGCGGAGGCGGCCGGCGGGCCGCCGGTCGCGGTGCCCGACGGCACGCTCTACCACCGAGCCGACTGCCCGCTGGTGGCGGGGAAGGCGCACGCCCGGCCGGTCGACGCGGAGACGGTGGGGGAGCGGGGGCTAGGGGCGTGCCCGGTCTGCGAGCCGGCCGCGCCGGAGGCCGGCGGCGGTGCGGGGAACGGTGCGGGGGGCGGAGCGGGGGACGGCACTGCCGGCGGTGCGGCGGGTGGCGGGCCGGCCGGTGGCGGGCCGGCGGGTGGGGGTGGGGGCTGAGTGGGCGGCGGGCTGGGGCTGGCGTTCGATCTGGGGCTGGCCGGGCTCGCCATCGGCAGCGCGGCCGCGCTGAGCGGCGTCGGCCTGGTGGTCACCCACCGGGCGACCGGTGTGCTCAACCTCGCGCAGGGCGCGCAGGCGATGGCCACCGCGTACCTGCTGCGCGAACTGGTCGTCGTCCGGCACTGGCCGCTCGCGCTCGCCGCCGCGTTCTGCCTGCTGCTGGCCGCGCCCGCGTTCGGCGTCCTGCTCGACCTGGCGGTGTTCCGTCCGCTCCAGCGGCGGGGCGCCGGTCCCGCCGAGACGATGGTCGCGAGCATCGGCGTGTTCGTGCTGCTGATCGGCGCCGCCGTGCTGGTCTGGGGCACCGCGCCGTACGGCGACGCGCCCGCGCTGGTGCCCGGCACTCCGCTCGCCCACCCGTTCGGGCACGTGCTGCGGTTGGACACCGTCCTGCAGCTCGGCGCGGTGCTGGCCCTGGCGGCGGCCGTCGGCCTGGTCGGGCGGTACACCCGGTTCGGGCTGCGGCTGCGGGCGGTCGTCGACAACCGGGGCCTCGCCCGGCTGACCGGCGTCGACGCCGACCGGATCTCCTCCGCCGGGTGGGCGTTCGGCTCCTTCGCCGCCGGACTGGTCGGCGTCCTGCTGGCGCCGTCCCTGCTGCTCGACCCGTACGGGCTGCCGCTGCTGGTGATGGAGACGATGGCCGTCGCCGTGGCCGCCCGGCTGCGCTCGCTGCCGGGCGCCGTCGCCACCGGCCTGGTGCTCGGCGTCGCCCAGAGCGAACTCCTCCGGCTCCGCCCCGCCGGGCAGCTGCTGCCGCTCGCCCAGGCGCTGCAGGCCAACCTGTTCGTGGTCGCGCTGCTGGTCGCCGCCCTGCTGCCGTGGGCCCGCGGCACCGACGACACCGGGCTCGCCCTCGGCCCGGGCCGGGCCGGCGACCGGCGCGGGGCGGCGGTGGTGCGGACCGTGTGCGCGGTGCTGGTGCTCCTCCCGCTCGGCTTCCGCGCCGACGACCTGCGGCACGCGCTGCTGGTGCCCGCCCTCGCCCTGGTCCTGCTGTCGATCGTGGTCGTCACCGGCTACGGCGGGCAGATCTCGCTCGGGCAGGCCGGGTACGCGGGGCTCGGGGCGCTCGGCACCGCCCTGCTGATGTCGGGAAAGGTCCCCGGCCTCCCGCCGATGGCCGCCCCCGCCGCCCTGCTGCTCGCGGTCGCCGTGACCGTGCCGCTCGGCCTGCTCACCGGCTGGCCGGCCATCCGGCGCCGGGGCCTGGCCCTCGCCCTGGTCACCTTCGCGGTCGGCACGGCCCTCAGCCGGCTGGTGTTCGACCAGCCGTACGCCACGACCGGACTCCTCGTCGCCCGGGACGGCCTGCCACGCGGCGACCGGGGCTTCTACGCCGTCGAACTGCTGCTGCTCGCCGCCGGCCTGCTGCTCGTCCGCAACCTGCACCGGGGCTCGCTCGGACGGGCCCTCGCCGCGATGCGCGACCAGCAGGCGGGCGCCTCCGCCGCCGGCGTCGACGTGCCCCGGCTGAAACTCCTGGTCTTCATGGCCGGCGCCGGCCTCGCCGCGCTCGGCGGCGGGCTGATGGCGCTCGGCGGGCAGGCCTTCGACCCCGCCGCCTTCGACCCGGTGCAGGGCCTGCTCTGGTTCGCCACCGTGGTCGTCGCCGGCGCGGACAGCGCGGTCGGCGCGGTCCTCGCCGCCGCCCTGCTGGTCGGCCTCGACGCGGGCACCGCGGCCGGCATCTCCGCGGTGGTGGTCGGCGCGCTCGCCACCGCCATCGGACGGCTGCCGGGCGGGCTCGCCGGCGTCGCCGCCCGGTGGGGCTCCCGCACCCGGCCGGTGGCGGTCCGGCTGACACCGCTCGGACGGCGGGTCCGCGACCGGCTCCGCGACCGGGGCGGTGCGGGCGGTCAGGGCCGGGACCGGGGCGGTGCGGGCGGCCAGGGCCGGGACCGGGCCGTCGGGAGGGCGCGATGACCGGCGCGGGCGGGCTGGCGGCCCACGGGGTGGTGCGGCGGTACGGCGGCATCACCGCCGTTGACGGGGTCGACCTCGCCGCGCCGCCCGGCCGGGTCACCGCGCTGATCGGGCCGAACGGCGCGGGCAAGAGCACCCTCTTCGACTGCCTGGCCGGCACCGTCCGGCCCGACGCGGGCCGGGTGCTGCTCGCCGGACGGGACGTCACCGCACTGCCCGACCACGCCCGCGCCCGGCTCGGGCTGCTGCGGACCTTCCAGCAGATCGCCGCGTTCCAGAGCCTCACCGTGGCCGAGAACGTCCGGATCGGGGCCGAACAGGTCCACGGAGGACTCGCGCGCGGCCTGCTCGGGCTGCCGCCGGGGGAGGGACGGCAGCGGACGGTACAGGAGAACACCGAGCGGGCGCTGCGCCTCCTCGACCTGCGGCCGGTCCGGGACTGGCCCGCCGACCGGCTGCCGACCGGCGCGCTGCGCCTGCTCGAACTCGCTCGGGCCCTCGCCGCCGCCCCGCACGTCCTGCTCCTGGACGAGCCGGCCGCCGGCCTCGACCAGGCGCAGACGGCGCGGCTCACCGGCGTCCTGCGCGCCCTGGCGGCCGAGGGCACCGCGCTGCTCGTCGTCGAGCACGACGTCGATCTGGTGGCCGAACTCGCCGACACCGTCTACGTGATGGCCGCCGGCAAGGTGGTCGCGCACGGCCCGGCCGCACGGGTCCTGGCCGACCCGGAGGTGGCGGCGGCATGGGGCGCGGCATGACCGGCCGGCGGACGGGCGGGGCCGCGGAGCGGGGGGCGGTCCGGTGAGCGTCGAGGTGGAGCTGCGCGGGGTGCGGGTGCGGTACGGGCTGCTGGAGGCGCTGCACGGGGTCGACCTGGCGTGCCCGGCCGGGGCGGTCACCGTCCTGGTCGGACGGAACGGGGCGGGGCGGACCACCGCGTTGCGGGCGATGGCGGGACTGGTGCGGCCGACCGCCGGGCAGGTGCGGTGGCGGGGCCGGGACGTCGGCGGGCTCGACGCGTACCGGCGCGCGCGCGAGGGGATCGCGTTCGTGCCCGCGGAGCGCGCGGTCTTCGGCGCGCTGACGGTGGCGGAGAACCTGCGGCTCGGCGCGGACGGCGGCCCGGCCCGGCCGGCCTTCCCCGAACTGACCGCGCTGCTCGGCCGGCGCGCCGGGGAGCTGTCCGGCGGACAGCAGCAACTGGTGGCGCTGGGACGGGCCTTGGCCGCCGACCCGGGCCTGCTCCTGCTGGACGAGCCGGGGCGCGGCCTGGCACCCGCGGTGGTGGCCCGACTGCACGCGATGCTGCGGGAGTCGGCGGAGCGGGGCCGCACGGTCGTGCTCGCCGAACAGACCGTCCCGCGGACGCTGGGCCGCGCGGGCTTCGTCCACGTGCTGCGCCGCGGCCGGGTCGCGGTCAGCGGCGAACTCGGCGAACTGCGCGACTGGGAAGGCTAGTCCGGGGCCGGGCAACGTCGCTGCTCCGTCGCTGCTCCCGCGGCGGGCGCGGCGGCGCGAGTGCCCGGCCTGCCGCCGTGGCGGCGGGGCGAGCGCGGGAACGGGGGCGGGGAGGGCGCCGGTGGGCTCGCCGAGCTTCGCCGCGGCGGACGGGGCACCGCAAGAGCCATGGGCGGGGGGCGGGTTGGTCGGGAGGTGGCCGCCATGGCCGGGGCCGGGCCCGGCCGCCCAGGTCTCGGGTGCCGGGGCTGCGTGCCGGACGGTTGCTGCAGTGGGCGAGGTCGTCTGCCGCTGCGGGACCGGTCGCGGGCAGCTGCCGAGGTGGCGGTGGCCGTGCTCGGGGCCGCGTGCTGCGCGGTTGTTGTCGTGGGCGGGGCCGGCCGTCGGCGTGGGGCCGGTCCGGTCGTGGGTCAGCCGCCGAGGTGGCGGTTGCGGTGGGCGCGGGCGGCGAGGAGGGCGGGAGTGGGGAGGGCGGTGAGTTCGCCGAGGGCGGCGGCGACGGCGGTGCCGAGGCGGGCGGGGAAGGTGTCGGCGGGGTCCTCGGCGACGATCCGGTCGACCAGGCCGGCCGCGGCGAGGTCGTGGGCGCGGATGCCCTGGGCGCGGGCGAGTTCCGGGGCGTGGGCGCCGTCCCGGTGGACGATCGCGGACGCGCCCTCGGGCGGCAGCGGGGCGAGCCAGGCGTGCTCCGCGGCCAGGACGCGGTCCGCGGGGAGCAGGGCGAGCGCGCCGCCGCCGGAGCCCTGGCCGAGCAGGACGGCGAGGACGGGGGTGTGCAGCGCGGTGAGCGCGTGCAGGCAGTGCGCGATCTCGACGGCGACGCCGTCCAGTTCGGCGCGGACGGAGAGTTCGGCGCCGGTGGTGTCGACGACGGTGAGCAGCGGAAGCCCGAGCTCACCGGCGGTCTGCGCGAGGCGGCGCACCGCGCGCAGGTCGGCAGCGGTGAACGGGCGGGCCGGGCCGCCGGGGGCCTGGCGCTGCTGGCCGACGGCGAGCAGCCGGTGGCCGCCGATCACGGCGAGGCCGTGCACCAGCGCGCCGCTCCCGCCGAGCGGCAGGAACTCCTCCGCGGCGAGGGCGAGGAACTCGCGGGCGCCGATCCGGTCGGTGCGGCGGGTGCGCAGGACGGACTCCCACGCGTCGCCGCCGTTCGGCTCCTCGTCCGGTTCGGCCGCGGCGGGAGCGGAGGGGGCGGGAGCGGAGGGGGCGGGAGCGGAGGAGGCGGGAGTGGTGGGGGCGAGGACGGTGAGCGCGCGGCGCAGCACGTCCCGCAGGTCGGCGGGGGCGACGGTGGCGTCGATCAGTTCGCGGGCGAGCAGGGTGTCGGGCCGCTGGATGTCCGGCGGCAGCGGTTCGCCGCGCAGCTGCTCGTACACCCGCGGGCCGAGGAAGCCGAGCCGGGCGCCCGGCTCGGCGAGGACCAGGTGGCCGAGGGTGCCCCAGGAGGCGAACACCCCGCCCATGGTGGGGTTGCGCAGGTAGGTGAGGTACGGCAGCCCGGCCGCCCGGTGGGCGTGGACGGCGGCGGTGACCCGGAGCATGCACAGGAAGGCGGCGGCACCCTCCTGCATCCGGGTGCCGCCGGAGACGGGGAGGGCGATCAGCGGGAGGCGTTCGGCGGTGGCCCGCTCGACGGCGCGGGTGATGCGTTCGGCGGTGGCGACGCCGATCGAGCCCCCGAGGAAGTCGAACTCGGAGACGATCAGGGCGACCGGCCGGCCTGCGAGGGTGGCGCGGCCGGTGGTGACGGCCTCGTCCAGGCCGGTGCGTTCGCAGGCGCGGGCGAGCGAGGCGCGGTAGCGCGGGTCGGCGGGCGGCGGGCCGAGGGGTTCGTCCCAGCCGGTCAGCGAGCCCGGGTCGGCGATCAGGTCGATGAGCTGACGTGCCGTCACCGTCGTCCTCCGTCGGGCGCTGGGCTGTGGCGGCGGCCGCCGCGCGCGTCGAGCCTACGGGCCGGTCGGCGGGCCGGGGCGGGGCGCCGCCGAGTGTGAGCACGATCACCGGGGGCACGGCCGCGGAAGGCGCGCTCTTTATTGGTATACAAGATGCCGATTAGCTAGGGTGTTCGGTGTGAGGCTGACCAAGAGCACCGACATCGCGCTGCGCATCGCCATGCGCCTCGCGGTGCTGGGCGACGGCGAGCAGCCGACCACCCGCGAGGTGGCCGACGCCGTCGCCGTGCCGTACAACCACGCGGCGAAGGTGGTCAGCCGGCTCCAACACCTGGGTGTGGTCGAGGCCCGGCGAGGTCGCGGCGGTGGGCTGGCGCTCACCCCCGTCGGTCGGACCGGCTCGATCGGGCGGCTGGTCCGCGAGCTGGAGGGGGTGGGTGACGTGGTCGGCTGCGAGGACGACCCGCCCTGTCCGCTGCGCTCCGCCTGTCGGCTGCGCGGGGTGCTGCGCCAGGCCCAGGAGGCGTTCTACGCGGCGCTGGATCCGTACACGGTGGACGACCTGGTCGGTCCACCCACCGGTCCGGTGCTGCTGGCCCTGACCGTGGGGCCCGGGCAGGACTGAGCGCGCCCGCGCGGTGCGGGTGCGCTTCCTTACGGCTTTTAATACGCATCTTGTATGCGAGTTTGGAGATCCGATGCTGTCCCCGAAGGCTGCCGAGACCGTCCGGGCCACCCTGCCCGCCGTGGGCGGAGCGATCGGCGAGATCACGCCGCTGTTCTACGACAAGCTCTTCGCCGCCCACCCGGAGCTGCTGCGCGACCTCTTCAACCGGGGCAACCAGGCCAACGGCACCCAGCGGCAGGCGCTCGCTGGGTCGATCGCCGCGTTCGCCACCGCGCTGGTCGAGCACCCCGACGTCCGGCCGGACGCGATGCTCGCGCGGATCGCCCACAAGCACGCCTCGCTCGGCGTCACCGCCGCGCAGTACCGGGTCGTCCACACGCACCTGTTCGCGGCGATCGTGGAGGTGCTCGGCGACGCCGTCACCCCCGAGGTCGCGGCCGCCTGGGACGAGGTCTACTGGCTGATGGCCAACGCGCTGATCGCCATCGAGAAGCGCCTGTACGAGGAGGCCGGGGCAGCCGACGGGAACTCCTGGCGCGAGTACCGGGTCCGCTCGCGGCAGACCGAGACGGCCGAGGTCGCCGCCTTCGCGGTGCAGCCGGCGGACGGCGGCCCGGTGCCCGCCTTCCGGCCCGGCCAGTACGTCTCGGTGCAGGTCGAACTCGCCGACGGGGCACGGCAGATACGCCAGTACAGCCTGGTCGGCGGGGACGAGGGCGCGCTGCGCTTCGCGGTCAAGCGGGTCGACGGCGAGCCGGCCGGTGAGGTCTCCCGGCACCTGCACACCGAGGTCCGCGAGGGCGACCTGCTGCGGATCAGCGCGCCCTTCGGCGACGTGCAGCTGGACTCCGCCGAGCGCCCGGTCGTCCTGGTGTCGGCCGGTATCGGGTGCACGCCGATGATCGGCATGCTCGCCGACCTCGCCGCACGCGGCTCCGAGCGCCGGGTGATCGCGGTCCACGGCGACCGCGACCCGGCCTCGCACGCCTTCCGGGCCGAACTGGAGCAGTACACCGGCAAGCTCGCCGCCGGTGAGTCGCACGTCTGGTACGAGCAGCCCGCCGACGACCGGCCCGCCGAGCGGACCGGGTTCGTCGACCTGGCGGCGCTGGACCTGCCCACCGACGCGACGGCCTACCTCTGCGGGCCGCTGCCGTTCCTGCGCGCCGCCCGCGCCCAGCTGGTCGAGGCCGGCCTGAACCCGGCCGACATCCACTACGAGGTCTTCGGCCCCGACCTCTGGCTCGGCGCGTAGGCGTCGATCCACCGCCTCACAGGGCGGCGGCGATGGCGTCCCACAGGGCGATCCGGGCGCGCAGGGCGGTGCGGACGGTCTCGGCGCACTCCTCCCAGCGGGCCCGGTCGTCGCCGCAGAGGTCGATCAGCATCTGCATCGCCATCGGGGTGTGCTGCTCGCCGTCGACCTCGATGTGCCGGGCCAGGTAGTCCTTGAAGACGCCCAGCCGGCCCGCCGCGTCGTCGATCCGGACGACCTGCTCGAACATCTCCGGAATCAGGTCCTCGCGGCCGAAGGCGAACGCGGCGGCCTGGCAGTGCACCGGGGCGTGCTCGATGATGTCGAAGGTGACCGCGGCGAAGTCGGCCGAGGCCTGCGGGATCCCGGCCTCCTTCGCGGCCCGGGCCACCGGGTTCCCCGCGCGCAGCAGGTCGAGGAAGGCGGTCACCGCGGCGGTGTCGGCGCCCGAGCGGGCCATGCCGTCCAGGTAGAGCTCGAAGTGGCTGATCCAGCCCTCGCCGAGTTCGTCGCTCTCCTCGACCAGCACGATCTCGTTGATCAGCCGGCGGCTGGCGGTGGGGCCGTCGGGCAGCCAGGGCAGCGAGACGCAGGTGAGCCGCTGCTGGAGGCACTTGAGCAGGGACATGAAGTCCCAGACCGCGTAGACGTGGTGCTCCTGGAAGGTCCGCACCTGCTCCAGGCCGTCCAGCAGGTGGTAGACGGGGTGGCCGACCACCTCGCGGCGGACCGGCTCGATCGCTTCGCGCAGCGCGGTCAGGCCGGGGTGGGTGCGGTCCCAGTGGTAACGGTCGGTGGCCATGAGGTTCTCCAAGGCGGTTGGGGGAAGCGCTACTTCACTGCGGTGAGGACCGCTTCGCGCAGGGCGTCGCGGGAGGGCTGCAGGGCGCGGTCCAGGGCGGGGGCGAACGGGAGGACCGTGCCGTCCGGGCGGGTGACGCGCAGCGGGGGCGCCGACAGCCGGCCGGACTCGGCGGCGGTGGCGAGGAGTTCGGCGGCGAGGCCGCTGGTGCGGTTGGAGTCGTCGGCGACCACCAGGCGGCCGGTGCGGGCCAGTGAGGCGGTCAGCGCGGCCCGGTCGA from Kitasatospora terrestris includes the following:
- a CDS encoding ABC transporter permease, encoding MGGGLGLAFDLGLAGLAIGSAAALSGVGLVVTHRATGVLNLAQGAQAMATAYLLRELVVVRHWPLALAAAFCLLLAAPAFGVLLDLAVFRPLQRRGAGPAETMVASIGVFVLLIGAAVLVWGTAPYGDAPALVPGTPLAHPFGHVLRLDTVLQLGAVLALAAAVGLVGRYTRFGLRLRAVVDNRGLARLTGVDADRISSAGWAFGSFAAGLVGVLLAPSLLLDPYGLPLLVMETMAVAVAARLRSLPGAVATGLVLGVAQSELLRLRPAGQLLPLAQALQANLFVVALLVAALLPWARGTDDTGLALGPGRAGDRRGAAVVRTVCAVLVLLPLGFRADDLRHALLVPALALVLLSIVVVTGYGGQISLGQAGYAGLGALGTALLMSGKVPGLPPMAAPAALLLAVAVTVPLGLLTGWPAIRRRGLALALVTFAVGTALSRLVFDQPYATTGLLVARDGLPRGDRGFYAVELLLLAAGLLLVRNLHRGSLGRALAAMRDQQAGASAAGVDVPRLKLLVFMAGAGLAALGGGLMALGGQAFDPAAFDPVQGLLWFATVVVAGADSAVGAVLAAALLVGLDAGTAAGISAVVVGALATAIGRLPGGLAGVAARWGSRTRPVAVRLTPLGRRVRDRLRDRGGAGGQGRDRGGAGGQGRDRAVGRAR
- a CDS encoding Rrf2 family transcriptional regulator; this translates as MRLTKSTDIALRIAMRLAVLGDGEQPTTREVADAVAVPYNHAAKVVSRLQHLGVVEARRGRGGGLALTPVGRTGSIGRLVRELEGVGDVVGCEDDPPCPLRSACRLRGVLRQAQEAFYAALDPYTVDDLVGPPTGPVLLALTVGPGQD
- a CDS encoding globin domain-containing protein, translating into MLSPKAAETVRATLPAVGGAIGEITPLFYDKLFAAHPELLRDLFNRGNQANGTQRQALAGSIAAFATALVEHPDVRPDAMLARIAHKHASLGVTAAQYRVVHTHLFAAIVEVLGDAVTPEVAAAWDEVYWLMANALIAIEKRLYEEAGAADGNSWREYRVRSRQTETAEVAAFAVQPADGGPVPAFRPGQYVSVQVELADGARQIRQYSLVGGDEGALRFAVKRVDGEPAGEVSRHLHTEVREGDLLRISAPFGDVQLDSAERPVVLVSAGIGCTPMIGMLADLAARGSERRVIAVHGDRDPASHAFRAELEQYTGKLAAGESHVWYEQPADDRPAERTGFVDLAALDLPTDATAYLCGPLPFLRAARAQLVEAGLNPADIHYEVFGPDLWLGA
- a CDS encoding carboxyl transferase domain-containing protein translates to MTARQLIDLIADPGSLTGWDEPLGPPPADPRYRASLARACERTGLDEAVTTGRATLAGRPVALIVSEFDFLGGSIGVATAERITRAVERATAERLPLIALPVSGGTRMQEGAAAFLCMLRVTAAVHAHRAAGLPYLTYLRNPTMGGVFASWGTLGHLVLAEPGARLGFLGPRVYEQLRGEPLPPDIQRPDTLLARELIDATVAPADLRDVLRRALTVLAPTTPASSAPAPSAPAPSAPAAAEPDEEPNGGDAWESVLRTRRTDRIGAREFLALAAEEFLPLGGSGALVHGLAVIGGHRLLAVGQQRQAPGGPARPFTAADLRAVRRLAQTAGELGLPLLTVVDTTGAELSVRAELDGVAVEIAHCLHALTALHTPVLAVLLGQGSGGGALALLPADRVLAAEHAWLAPLPPEGASAIVHRDGAHAPELARAQGIRAHDLAAAGLVDRIVAEDPADTFPARLGTAVAAALGELTALPTPALLAARAHRNRHLGG
- a CDS encoding DUF3050 domain-containing protein, whose product is MATDRYHWDRTHPGLTALREAIEPVRREVVGHPVYHLLDGLEQVRTFQEHHVYAVWDFMSLLKCLQQRLTCVSLPWLPDGPTASRRLINEIVLVEESDELGEGWISHFELYLDGMARSGADTAAVTAFLDLLRAGNPVARAAKEAGIPQASADFAAVTFDIIEHAPVHCQAAAFAFGREDLIPEMFEQVVRIDDAAGRLGVFKDYLARHIEVDGEQHTPMAMQMLIDLCGDDRARWEECAETVRTALRARIALWDAIAAAL
- a CDS encoding ABC transporter ATP-binding protein, with amino-acid sequence MTGAGGLAAHGVVRRYGGITAVDGVDLAAPPGRVTALIGPNGAGKSTLFDCLAGTVRPDAGRVLLAGRDVTALPDHARARLGLLRTFQQIAAFQSLTVAENVRIGAEQVHGGLARGLLGLPPGEGRQRTVQENTERALRLLDLRPVRDWPADRLPTGALRLLELARALAAAPHVLLLDEPAAGLDQAQTARLTGVLRALAAEGTALLVVEHDVDLVAELADTVYVMAAGKVVAHGPAARVLADPEVAAAWGAA
- a CDS encoding ABC transporter ATP-binding protein, translating into MSVEVELRGVRVRYGLLEALHGVDLACPAGAVTVLVGRNGAGRTTALRAMAGLVRPTAGQVRWRGRDVGGLDAYRRAREGIAFVPAERAVFGALTVAENLRLGADGGPARPAFPELTALLGRRAGELSGGQQQLVALGRALAADPGLLLLDEPGRGLAPAVVARLHAMLRESAERGRTVVLAEQTVPRTLGRAGFVHVLRRGRVAVSGELGELRDWEG